A window of Bacillus toyonensis BCT-7112 genomic DNA:
AAACCGAGTGAGATGTACAAATATATTGTTCTTTAATGGAACAATATAATGGTAATTTCCTTATATATATTTAATGTAGTGTGAATATATATCATTTTATATTTGTGGCATACATGATACTTCTTTCTATATAGGTAGAAATACCCTTACGTGCAGTAAGGGTATTTTTTTGAAAAAGACGAATTATTCCTTTCTGTAGTTTCTGCTTTTTCATCAAACGTAACCGTTAAGTTACAATTTGTGTATAGTGTCTAAATTATCTTCATATCCTGTCGAATATTGAAAGATTATCATAGCTAAATAATGAAGGAATTCTAATGAAGGACATGGAAACTTAATAATTACATCTCCATATGTCGTATCTACCATTTCCTCTTTCAGAAAAGCAATGATACAGTAGAGGTAGTAATTAGAGTAAAGGGGTAAAGTGTAGAATGGATTTTCAGTCAATCAAAGAGTATTTTTCACCAGAAAATATGGATCATATTGTTGAAAGTTATAAGGCGTTCGGACCGCTTCTTGGCATCGGTTTGCCGATGATAGAGGCGCTTATTCCAGCATTACCACTTATTGTGTTTGTACTAGCGAATGCTGTTGCATTTGGATTTTGGCTGGGTTTCCTTTATTCATGGCTTGGATCAGTAATCGGTGCTATGCTTGTTTTTTTCATTATCCGCCATTTTGGACGAAGCCGTTTCTTTTCTTTTGTAAATAAGCATGAGAAAGTGCGCAAGGCAATGGGGTGGATTGAAAGGAAAGGATTCGCGCCAGTGTTTGTTATATTTTGTTTTCCGTTTACACCGTCTGCGCTTATAAACGTTGTAGCTGGTTTATCTCGCATTAGCGTAAAACAGTTCGGACTTGCGCTCGCATTCGGGAAGCTTGTGATGATTTTTATTTTAACGTACATCGGTCATGATTTAATGTCGTTTATTCATAAGCCAGTGAAATCAGTTATTGTAGCGATTGTTATTTTTATTTTATGGTATGTCGGTAAAAGAATTGAAGTAAAGTTAGAACTACATTAAGAATAGTCTTCTTTGTCCCACTATTTGAGGGCAGTGAAACTCCCTCCAAAAAATTCGGCTGAAGCAGAGAAGTTAGGTGGGGATCAAACTGCCCGATCGGTGCGGGATGAACAAAATCCCCACCGATTAAGTTTCACTTTATAAATGCAAGCTTCATTATTAAAGGGTAAGGGGAGAAGCGGATGAAGAAAACTTTGAAAAAAGAAGGCCTAGAGTGGATACGAACAATTTTAATTGGTGTACTATTAGCTGTATTTTTTCGAACGTTTTTCTTTTCAACGTACGTTGTAGAGGGGAAGTCAATGATGCCGACATTGCAGGATGGCAATATGCTCGTTGTAAATAAGGTGAGTTATCAAGTGGGGGACTTGAACAGGTTCGATGTCGTCGTTTTTCATGCGAATAAAAAAGAAGACTATGTAAAGCGAATTATCGGTTTACCTGGAGACCATATTGAATATAAGCATGATAAGTTGTATATAAACGGTCAATTTATTGATGAGCCTTATTTAGAGAAGTACAAGAAAGAGATAAATGGAAGGCAACTAACAGGTGATTTTACATTAGAAGAGTTAACAAAAGAAAAGGTGGTGCCAGCTGGTCATATTTTTGTAATAGGCGATAACCGCCTTGGGAGCTGGGATAGTAGACACTTTGGCTTTGTGAAGGCTGATACAGTTGTCGGTAAAGTCGATTTAAGATATTGGCCAATTCAAGAGGTGCAAACGAATTTTTCAAAAGGTTGATATAATGAAGTAGAAGTATAGAAAAGACAAACAACTCCGTTTGTCTTTTTTCGTGTACTATAATACAATTATAGTAGCAAACTAACGTTCGTTGTGTAAGTGAAAGGTGGGGTTACATGTCACTTCGATTGGTGATTGGTAGAGCGGGAAGTGGAAAGAGTACACTTTGTTTACGAGAAGTGCAAGAAGAGTTAAAACAGCGCCCGAGAGGCAAAACAATATTATATCTTGTGCCAGAACAGATGACATTCCAGACGCAGCAGGCGTTAATTGAAAGTGAGGATGTAAGAGGTTCTATTCGGGCACAAGTTTTTAGTTTTTCACGATTAGCTTGGAAGGTGTTGCAAGAAGTTGGCGGAGCGAGTCGTCTTCATATTGATGAAGCGGGTGTGCATATGTTACTTCGTAAAATTGTAGAATCTCGTAAAGATGGATTATCGGTGTTCCAAAAAGCAGCGGAGCAAAACGGTTTCTTTGAGCATCTTGGCAGTATGATTGCGGAGTTTAAACGTTACAATGTGACGCCATCTAACGTATATGAAATGTGGCAACAATTAGATGCGCATAGTAGCAGTGCTGAGCAAAAGTTATTAGCGAATAAAGTATATGATTTACAGCTATTATATGATGATTTTGAACGTGCTTTAATCGGGAAATATTTAGATTCAGAAGACTATTTACAATTGCTAGTGGAAAAGCTTCCGCAGTCTGAGTATGTAAATGGTGCTGAAATTTATATAGATGGGTTTCATTCATTTTCTCCGCAAGAACTTGAAATTGTAAGACAGCTCATGATTTGTGGAGCGAGAGTCACAATTACGTTAACGATAGATGAAAAAACATTAGCGCAGCCAGTGAATGAACTGGATTTATTTTATGAAACGACGTTAACATATGAAAAAATAAAACAAGTAGCGCGTGAAGAGAAAATAGAAATTGAAAAAACAATTCCACTTATGGAACAACCGCGTTTTCATTCTCCGGCATTAGCTCATTTAGAAACGCATTATGAAGCGCGTCCGAATGAAAAGTATTATGATGAAGCAAGTGTAACAATTAGTACAGCGGCGAATTTACGAGCTGAAGTAGAAGGGGTTGCTCGTGAAATTCGTAGACTTGTCGCGGATGAAACGTATCGTTATCGAGATATTGCAGTACTTCTTCGTAACGGGGAAAGTTATTACGATGTGATGCGAACGTTATTTACAGATTATAATATTCCACACTTCATCGATGAAAAACGCCCGATGTCACATCATCCATTAGTAGAATGTATTCGTTCTGCCTTAGAAATTATTAGCGGAAATTGGCGTTATGACGCGGTGTTTCGCTGCGTGAAAACAGAGCTTTTATATCCATTAAACGTAAGGAAAGAAATGATGCGTGAAGAGATGGATGAGTTCGAAAACTACTGTTTAGCGTACGGTGTACAAGGGAAGAGATGGACTTCTGAGGATCCGTGGATGTATCGCCGTTACCGTTCACTTGACGATACAAACGGAATGATAACAGATATTGAACGTGAAATGGAAGAGAAAATAAACAGGCTGCGTGATGTTGTAAGAACGCCAGTTATTCGCATGCAAAAAAGGTTAAAGCGTGCGGGAACAGTGATGCAAATGTGCGAAGCGGTTTACTTATTTTTAGAAGAACTTGACGTTCCAAAGAAGTTAGAAGAATTACGTATACGTGCAGAAGAGAGCGGAGATTTCTTATTTGCAACAGACCATGAACAAGTATGGGAAGAAGTAATGAGCCTTCTTGATACGTTTGTAGAAATGCTTGGTGAGGAGAAGATGTCACTATCAATGTTCACGGACGTTATGTCGACAGGACTTGAGGCACTTCAATTCGCTAACATTCCGCCATCATTAGATCAAGTATTAGTTGCCAATATTGATCACTCCAGGTTATCAGATGTGAAAGCAACGTTTATTATCGGCGTAAATGAAGGAGTTATTCCAGCAGCACCGATGGATGAAGGGATGCTTTCTGATGAGGAAAGAGAAGTTCTTGGTGCGGCAGGAATTGAACTCGCGCCAACGACGAGACAAACTTTATTAGAAGAGCAGTTCGTTATGTATCAGATGGTAACGAGAGCGTCTGAGAAATTATATATTTCATGCCCACTTGCAGATGAAGAAGGAAAGACATTACTTGCATCTAGCTTTATTAAGAAAATAAAAAGAATGTTCCCTAATGTGAAAGACTCGTTTATTACGAATGACGTAAACGACTTATCGCGTTCGGAACAAATTTCATACGTAGCAACGCCAGAAGTGACGTTATCTTATGTCATGCAGCAACTACAAACGTGGAAGCGATACGGATTTGAAGGGAATCTAGATTTTTGGTGGGACGTCTATAACTTCTACGTCACTTCGGATGAATGGAAACAAAAAAGTAGTCGCGTGTTATCGAGTTTATTCTATCGAAATCGTGCGCAGAAACTAAGTACGGTAGTAAGTAGAGATTTATACGGAGATAAAATAAAAGGAAGCGTTTCTCGTATGGAACTCTTCAACCGTTGTGCGTACGCTCATTTCGCGCAGCACGGTTTATCGTTAAGAGAGCGTGATATTTTTAAACTAGATGCACCAGATATCGGTGAACTATTCCATGCAGCACTGAAGAGAATTGCAGACAGGCTATTACGCGAAAACCGCACTTGGGCGGATTTATCAATAAAAGAGTGTGAGCATCTTTCTGTTTTAGTAATAGAAGAAATCGCACCGTTATTACAAAGACAAATTTTATTAAGCTCAAATCGTCATTTCTATTTAAAACAAAAACTACAACAAATCATTTTCCGTACGTCAATCATTCTTCGTGAACACGCGAAGTCGAGCGGTTTCGTACCAGTTGATTTAGAGGTGCCATTCGGTATGGGCGGTACGGGATCGCTTCCGCCGATGGAATTCTCATTACCAAATGGTGTGAAGATGGAAGTTATCGGCCGTATTGACCGTGTGGATAAGGCTGAAGATGAAAACGGAACATTCCTTCGTATTATTGATTATAAATCAAGTTCAAAAGCGTTAGACTTAACGGAAGTGTATTACGGATTGGCACTTCAAATGTTAACGTATTTAGATGTCGTTACTACAAATGCACAAACGTGGATGAAAAAAGGCCACGCAGCATCACCTGCTGGTGTACTGTACTTTCATATTCATAACCCGATTGTTGAAATGAAAGGTGACGCATCTGAAGCTGAAATTGAAAAAGAAATTTTAAAGAAATTTAAAATGAAAGGCCTCGTACTAGGAGATGCTGACGTTGTTCGTTTAATGGATAACAAACTTTCAACAGGAAGTTCAGATATTATTTCTGCTGGTCTGAAAAAAGACGGTAGTTTTAGTGCGCGTTCTAGCATTGCAAGTGAGCAAGAGTTTAACGTACTGCAAAAATATGTACACCATACGTTTGAACATATCGGAAAAGACATTACAGAAGGTGTTATTGATATTGCTCCTTACAAAAAGGGGAATAAAGCGGCATGTACGTTCTGTAACTTCAAATCTGTCTGTCAGTTTGATGAATCACTTGAAGATAATCAATTCCGTACGTTAAAAGATATGAAAGATAGTGAAGCGATGGAGAAAATTAGAGAGGAGGTTGACGGAGAATGATAGAGAATTGGCCTAAAAAACCAGAAGGTAGTCAATGGACAGATGACCAGTGGAAAGCCGTTGTAGCGAATGGACGTGACATTTTAGTCGCAGCAGCAGCTGGATCGGGAAAAACAGCAGTATTAGTTGAACGTATGATTAAAAAGATTATTAATGAGGAAAATCCAGTCGATGTCGATCGCCTGCTCGTTGTAACATTTACGAATGCAGCGGCGCAAGAGATGAAAAATCGAATTGGAGAAGCGTTAGAAAAAGTACTAATTGATGAGCCAGGATCTCAACATGTAAGAAAACAGCTGAGCCTATTAAATAAAGCATCTATTTCAACGATCCATTCATTTTGTTTACAAGTAATTAGAGGGTATTACTACATGCTGGATGTTGATCCTCGTTTTCGTATTGCAAATCAAACAGAAAATGAGTTGTTAAAAGAAGAAGTGCTAGATGACATATTAGAAGAAGAGTATGGAATCGAAGATAATAGTATTTTCTTTGAATTAGTTGATCGCTATACGAGTGACCGTAGTGATGATGACTTACAAAGAATGATTTTAGCGCTTCATACAGAATCAAGAGCGCATCCAAATCCGGAAAAATGGCTCGATAAATTAGTAGAAGCATACGACGTGGAAGGAAAGACAATTGAAGATTTAGTGTATGCTTCTTACCTATTAGAAGATGTGAGATTCCAGCTTGAAACAGCGGAACAACATATTCGTAAAGCAACCGAACTCGCAATGCTTCCTGACGGCCCGGCGCCTCGCGTTGAAACCCTGCAAGCGGATGCAGCTTTACTTGGAATGTTATCATCAGCAGCTCGTGAATCGTGGACAAGCGTGTATGAAGCGATGCAAAACGTATCGTGGCAAACGTTAAAGCGTATTAAGAAAAGTGATTACAACGAGGATGTTGTAAAACAAGTAGACTCTCTTCGTAATAAAGCGAAAGATGAAGTGAAGAAATTACAAGAAGAGTTATTTAGCCGCAAACCTGAAAGTTTCTTACGAGATTTTCAAGATATGCATCCTGTATTAGAAAAACTTGTGAAGCTCGTAAAAGTCTTTACAGAGCGTTTCCAAGCGATGAAGCGAGATAAAGGAATGGTTGATTTCACAGATTTAGAGCATTTCTGTTTGCAAATTTTAAGTGAACAAAGTGAAAATGATGAAGTGAAGCCATCAGCAGTAGCGCTTCAATATCGTAATAAATTTGCAGAAGTACTAGTCGATGAATATCAAGATACGAACTTCGTACAGGAATCCATTATTAAATTCGTAACGAAAGATTCTGAGAGTGAAGGGAACTTGTTCATGGTTGGTGACGTAAAACAGTCAATCTACCGTTTCCGACTAGCAGAACCAGGCTTATTCTTAGGAAAGTATAAACGCTTCACGCAAGAAGGATCGGGCGGCGGAATGAAGATTGATTTAGCGAAAAACTTCCGTAGTCGTCATGAAGTACTAGCAGGTACGAACTTTATTTTCAAACAAATTATGGGCGAAGAAGTTGGGGAAATCGATTACGATGCTGACGCTGAATTAAAGCTAGGTGCTAGCTATCTAATAGGTGAAGATGTAGCGGCTGAATTATTATGCATTCAGCAAACGGAAGAAGAAGTACTAGAGGGTGAAGAAGGTACGGAAGTCGAAAAGGCGCAACTGGAAGCTCGTCTTATGGCGCAGCGCATTAAAGCGATGGTCGATTCAGGTTATGAAGTGTATGACCGAAAAACGGATAGTATGCGACCAGTGCAATATCGTGATTTCGTTATTTTACTTCGCTCTATGCCGTGGGCACCGCAAATTATGGAAGAGTTAAAACTACAAGGAATTCCAGTATATGCAGACCTTGCGACTGGTTACTTTGAAGCGACAGAAGTAAATATTATGATGAACGTATTCCGCGTTATTGATAATCCGATGCAAGATATTCCACTTGCAGCAGTACTTCGTTCACCGATCGTTGGATTAAATGATGAAGAACTTGCGACGCTTCGTGCTCACGGAAAGAAAGGGTCATTTTATGAAGTAATGAGCTCATTCTTAAAAGGTGCACCGCTTGAAGAAGAACAAGAACTTCATGAAAAACTAGAATGGTTTTATAACTTACTACAAGGATGGCGTGAATTCGCGCGCCAACAATCACTTTCTGATTTAATTTGGAAAGTGTACGGTGAGACAGGGTATTATGACTTTGTCGGCGGTTTACCAGCTGGAAAGCAAAGGCAGGCAAACTTGCGTGTATTATATGACCGCGCAAGGCAATATGAAGCAACATCATTTAGAGGATTATTCCGCTTCTTACGTTTTATTGAACGTATTTTAGAACGCGGTGACGATATGGGGACGGCGAGAGCTCTTGGTGAACAAGAAGATGTTGTTCGCATTATGACGATTCATAAAAGTAAGGGACTTGAGTTCCCGGTCGTATTTGTAGCTGGACTCGGTCGTCGTTTTAATACACAAGATTTAATGAAACGTTTCTTACTGCATAAAGACTTCGGTTTCGGTTCACAGTTCATTGATCCGCGTAAACGAATTAAATATACGACATTATCGCAACTTGCAATTAAACGTAAAATGAAAATGGAATTAATTGCGGAAGAAATGCGCGTATTATACGTAGCTTTAACGCGTGCAAAAGAGAAGTTAATTTTAATCGGAACAGTTAAGGATGCAAATAAGGAAATGGAAAAATGGCTCGATGCGAGGGAACATAGTGAATGGTTATTACCAGATCACATACGTGCTGGAGCGTCTTGCTATTTAGACTGGATTGCACCTTCATTATATAGACATCGTGATAGTGAAATACTTCTTGAATTAGGACAAGGAAGTATTCCAGATGAAATTTACGGGTATGACACTAGCTGGAAAGTAGAAGTTGTGGACGGTAACACGCTACTTGCACCAGAGCCAGTTCAAGAAGAGAAACAAGAGTTGTTAGAAGCACTTCGTGAGAAAAAGGCTGTGCCATTACAAAGTGAACGAAAAGAAGAAGTGTACGATAGGTTAATGTGGAAGTACGGGTATGAGGAAGCAACCTCTCATCGTGCGAAGCAATCCGTTACAGAAATAAAGAGAAATTATCAGTCTGAAGAAGGCAGCGATAACGCCTTTATTAGAAAACTACGTGCACCAATTAAAACACGTCCGCGCTTTATGGAGAAAAAAGGATTAACGTACGCAGAGCGTGGGACAGCAGTCCATACCGTTATGCAACATGTAGATTTGAAGAAGCCGATTACGGTTGAAGTTCTTCAAGAACAAATTGCTGGAATGGTAAATAAGGAATTGTTAACATTCGAGCAGGCGGAAGAAATAGCGATTGAAAAAGTAATTTCATTCTTTGACAGTGACCTAGGTAAAAGGGTATTAGCGGCGAAAAGTGTTGAGCGTGAAGTTCCATTTACGATGATGCTATCAGCAGAAGAAGCATATCAAGATTGGCAAGGGAATAGCGGGGAATCGATTCTTGTCCAAGGGGTTATCGACTGCATGATTGAAGAAGAAGATGGTATTACGCTAATCGATTTCAAAACAGATACGATTGAAGGTAAATTCCCAGGCGGATTTGAACAAGCAAAACCAATTTTAGAAGATCGCTATAAAGTGCAGCTTTCGTTATATGCAAAAGCACTCGAGAAAAGCTTACAACATCCTGTGAAAGAGAAATGTTTATACTTCTTTGATGGGAATTATGTTGTGAATATTGAGGAATAGAGGGGCTTGAAAATGGCGACGGAAAAAACGTTAAGAACGTGTGAAAAAGGACATGAATACTATAAAAGTAGCGATTGTCCAACTTGCCCAACCTGTGAGAAAGAGAGAAAGCCAAAAGAAGGTTTTCTCTCTCTTCTTTCAGCACCAGCAAGAAGGGCATTAGAGCACCATGGTATTCACACTGTAGAAGAGCTCTCAAAATATAGTGAAAAAGAAATTTTAAAACTGCATGGTATGGGACCTGCGTCTTTGCCGAAGCTTAGGAAAGCTTTGGAGGAGAGCGGGTTATCATTTAAATAAATGGTGATGTGATGAATAATTTTCAAAGAAAAGATCCGTTACTATTTCATATAAAAAAGAGGTGTCACCTATAGGAGACACCTCTTTTTTACGCTGTTCCAATCTGATCTTGATCTGCCACATCAGAATCAAACGTATTTGTTGCACTAACGCCGTTAAAAGTGTTGACGACAAATCCGACATTAGAAGCTCCGGACCCGTTATAAGCTTTCGTGTTTTCTTTCGGAGACACGTTATAAAAATCTCCTAAATTGAAAGAACCGTTACTGTTTTGAACGACTAGATTTCCAACAACAGAAGGCATACCATCCACCTACTTTACTAAGCTTTTTAATTACTATATGAATTATTGAGCGGAAGGTTCATCCGTAATATATTGGCGGATTTGCATAATACGAGAGTTATTAAAAACATAATCAACATTTCCAATTTGAAAGCAACCAGAATTTAAAAGTGTTCGCAATTCAACGTTATTTACTTCAATAAAAGGGCATTCATTTATAATATTTAATTTGACATCTGTCGTTCGCTTTGGGATTGTAATGTGTTCATCTGTAAAGATTTCAAATGCATCTAAGCGCCCTTCACCTTTTATATAACAAGGGATTTCCCTGTGGACGGCAAGAGCTCTACTTTTTAATTCCATTTGATTTGCATCTCCAACTTGAAATACAGCAGCAATCCCTAAAGAAATAATAGAAACATTTTGGACAATAGACACATGATGTAACATAATTTCTCAGTCTCCTTAACCTGGAGTAGGAGGGACATCTGTTACTAATGGTACAAATGGACCCTCTGTAACAGTTTCAAACGGTGTATCAAGAATAGAAGATAAAATGAGGAAATTTGCATCCCCAATTAAAAAGAGAGCGGACGAAGATACACCGTTCATTTTAATCTGTCCGACTTTTAACTCACGATTTACAACGTTAAGATTCATACATACTTACTCCTTTCGGAAATTTCCCGGTATGTGCTGAATAAAGGATAGAAAGGCTTTGTCGATATCTTGTTTCATTGCTTGAATAATGAGGTTTCGTAAATAATCTGGATCTGTTGAAATACCTTCATATGATTGAGCTTGTGATAAATAATAAGGAAGTCTATGCTCCATCTGTTTTTTTATGTCATCAACCATCATTTGTCGATACATTTCATCAAGCGGTGTTCTCTCTTCTTGTTCAAAGTGGAGAATTCGATTATATGCTTCTTCATCTAAGTAGCGATGCATTTCTTGAAGGATACCTTGATAAAAGTCAGGGTTGGTGTCAGTTTCAGGATTGACCTTCAATGTTTCTGTATCAACTTGAAAATCTTCAATTTGTTGTCCTTTTGTTGAAAATGGATTTAAACCAATATTTAAAGTACCATTTAAATTTTCTACTTTTAATTGATCGAATTTGTATTCCACTTTTCCTATAGAAGAGGAGGGGCGACTTTTTAATTCATTAAGCTCTTCTTGTAATTGGCGGACTTGATCTTCTAGGCTAAGGATGGTTGCTTGTTGTATTTGGAGAGCTTGCTGAAGTTGGTGTAAGTAAGTATATATATCTTGATTCATTTTGTGAAACCTCCTTTTCAATAGGGAGGGTAAATATATTCCTGCTATATATTTATGACAAGGATGCCTTAAGAAGAACTGTTTGATGGTTTGATAGAAATAATTTGTCCTTTCGCCTGTAATGGGCGAAGAGGCTCTGTAAATCCACCCGTATTTGAAAATTTAGATAGAGCTTTAATACTTCCGGCCGTACCAATTTGGAATACAGAAGAAGTCGTAATGCTATCGATTCTAATACTGTTAATGATAATACTTTGGTTCACGTAAAAATTCAATGCAATTGCCTCCTTTAAGTTGAACCAATTATCGCTTGATCGATTACATCTGAATCATTGACAGTCGTTGCGCTTTGATAATTGTAGACAGAAACATTATCTCCAACGTTAAAAGAGCCGGCCCCAGCGAAAGCACGTGAATAACTAATAGGCCTAATCGCAAATACATCTCCAATGTGAAAAATACCACTTGACCCAATATTGACGATACGAATATGTCCGACCATAGCTGGCATATAAAACACCTTTCGTTTTTAAAATTTTCTTTTCTACTATTGTATGGGCGTTTTCAATAAAATGTGTGTTTTTTTGAAATAAAAGAAACACACACGTTATTACGTGTGTGTTTCGAATGTTTGATTAGGTTGAAAATCCGTATGTACATGCCAAATTACATTTAAGAGCCTGTCCAGTTCTTGGCTACAATCCACTGTTTTTTGAGAAGTCATTCCGTAGCGTTCAGCAAAATAGATCATTTTTTCACGTTTTTTTTCAATAGCTTGCTCAAACATTGAAATCGGCTCCATCTCTAAATGAAATTTTTAGTATATATGTAGTACATATTATACAAAAATCCCATAAAAAAGAAACAACTTCGCTAAAAAAAGTAAAATTTCTACATTTTATGTCAAATAACGAATGGTAACGAATAAGGTGCGAGAAGAATATTGTAAAAATTAGCGTGCATGAGAAGGTTTTTTTCTTATAGATGCGAATACAATTAAATGGTATGAGTTTTAGGATGGAGAGTGGAAATATTGCGTTTTGTAACGGCGAAGAAAGAGGAAAAGGTATTTGTAGGTATTGTAGACGAAGAGGAAGAAAAAGTACTGCACTTAAGAGAAGCGCAAAGACAAAAAGGGGAAAAGGTTACGATTCCGATTACAATGTTAGAGTGTATTGAAAGAGGGACTGAATGTCTTGAGAAAATATGTGAAATTGTAAATTGGGCAAAGGAAAATGAAGGGGTAGCGTATTATCCGTTAACAGAGGTGAAAATATTAGCACCAATTCCAAGGCCAAGAAAGAATATACTTTGTGTTGGGAAAAACTATCGTGAACATGCAATCGAGATGGGCGGAGTAGAGTCTATTCCGGAAAATATAATGATTTTTACGAAAGCACCAACAACAGTTATTGGAATTGATGAGAAAATCAATGGGCATTCCCACGCAACGAATGAACTAGATTATGAAGGGGAACTAGCTATTGTTATTGGTAAGCGAGGGAAGCAAATAAAAAAGAAAAAGCGCTTGACCATGTTTTCGGATATACAGTTATAAATGATGTAACCGCTCGTGACATTCAAAGGAAACATAAACAGTTTTTCCTTGGGAAAAGCTTCGATACGTTTTGTCCGATGGGACCGTATTTAATGCATAAATCAATGGTTGAAACGCCGAACGCATTACACATCGAAACAGTAGTAAATGGAGAAGTAAGACAAACTTCAAACACAAATAAAATGATTTTTTCAATTGAAGAAATTATTTCAACGATAAGTAAAGGGATGACATTAGAACCAGGCGATATTATCGCAACAGGAACGCCGTCTGGTGTCGGAAAGGGCTTTACACCACCGAAGTTTTTACACGCTGGTGATGAAGTGGTCATTACAGTAGAGGGAATTGGTACTTTGCGAAATGTAGTGAAATGAAGAAAACAGCTATCTTGTATAAAGATAGCTGTTTTCTATGGTCTCGGGTTATAGAGGTAATCGATAACGGCAAAAGTGTAAAGACCAATTAATGCAAGTGTACAAATGCCAAATAATATAACC
This region includes:
- a CDS encoding TVP38/TMEM64 family protein, with the protein product MDFQSIKEYFSPENMDHIVESYKAFGPLLGIGLPMIEALIPALPLIVFVLANAVAFGFWLGFLYSWLGSVIGAMLVFFIIRHFGRSRFFSFVNKHEKVRKAMGWIERKGFAPVFVIFCFPFTPSALINVVAGLSRISVKQFGLALAFGKLVMIFILTYIGHDLMSFIHKPVKSVIVAIVIFILWYVGKRIEVKLELH
- the lepB gene encoding signal peptidase I, producing the protein MKKTLKKEGLEWIRTILIGVLLAVFFRTFFFSTYVVEGKSMMPTLQDGNMLVVNKVSYQVGDLNRFDVVVFHANKKEDYVKRIIGLPGDHIEYKHDKLYINGQFIDEPYLEKYKKEINGRQLTGDFTLEELTKEKVVPAGHIFVIGDNRLGSWDSRHFGFVKADTVVGKVDLRYWPIQEVQTNFSKG
- the addB gene encoding helicase-exonuclease AddAB subunit AddB, whose amino-acid sequence is MSLRLVIGRAGSGKSTLCLREVQEELKQRPRGKTILYLVPEQMTFQTQQALIESEDVRGSIRAQVFSFSRLAWKVLQEVGGASRLHIDEAGVHMLLRKIVESRKDGLSVFQKAAEQNGFFEHLGSMIAEFKRYNVTPSNVYEMWQQLDAHSSSAEQKLLANKVYDLQLLYDDFERALIGKYLDSEDYLQLLVEKLPQSEYVNGAEIYIDGFHSFSPQELEIVRQLMICGARVTITLTIDEKTLAQPVNELDLFYETTLTYEKIKQVAREEKIEIEKTIPLMEQPRFHSPALAHLETHYEARPNEKYYDEASVTISTAANLRAEVEGVAREIRRLVADETYRYRDIAVLLRNGESYYDVMRTLFTDYNIPHFIDEKRPMSHHPLVECIRSALEIISGNWRYDAVFRCVKTELLYPLNVRKEMMREEMDEFENYCLAYGVQGKRWTSEDPWMYRRYRSLDDTNGMITDIEREMEEKINRLRDVVRTPVIRMQKRLKRAGTVMQMCEAVYLFLEELDVPKKLEELRIRAEESGDFLFATDHEQVWEEVMSLLDTFVEMLGEEKMSLSMFTDVMSTGLEALQFANIPPSLDQVLVANIDHSRLSDVKATFIIGVNEGVIPAAPMDEGMLSDEEREVLGAAGIELAPTTRQTLLEEQFVMYQMVTRASEKLYISCPLADEEGKTLLASSFIKKIKRMFPNVKDSFITNDVNDLSRSEQISYVATPEVTLSYVMQQLQTWKRYGFEGNLDFWWDVYNFYVTSDEWKQKSSRVLSSLFYRNRAQKLSTVVSRDLYGDKIKGSVSRMELFNRCAYAHFAQHGLSLRERDIFKLDAPDIGELFHAALKRIADRLLRENRTWADLSIKECEHLSVLVIEEIAPLLQRQILLSSNRHFYLKQKLQQIIFRTSIILREHAKSSGFVPVDLEVPFGMGGTGSLPPMEFSLPNGVKMEVIGRIDRVDKAEDENGTFLRIIDYKSSSKALDLTEVYYGLALQMLTYLDVVTTNAQTWMKKGHAASPAGVLYFHIHNPIVEMKGDASEAEIEKEILKKFKMKGLVLGDADVVRLMDNKLSTGSSDIISAGLKKDGSFSARSSIASEQEFNVLQKYVHHTFEHIGKDITEGVIDIAPYKKGNKAACTFCNFKSVCQFDESLEDNQFRTLKDMKDSEAMEKIREEVDGE
- the addA gene encoding helicase-exonuclease AddAB subunit AddA, which codes for MIENWPKKPEGSQWTDDQWKAVVANGRDILVAAAAGSGKTAVLVERMIKKIINEENPVDVDRLLVVTFTNAAAQEMKNRIGEALEKVLIDEPGSQHVRKQLSLLNKASISTIHSFCLQVIRGYYYMLDVDPRFRIANQTENELLKEEVLDDILEEEYGIEDNSIFFELVDRYTSDRSDDDLQRMILALHTESRAHPNPEKWLDKLVEAYDVEGKTIEDLVYASYLLEDVRFQLETAEQHIRKATELAMLPDGPAPRVETLQADAALLGMLSSAARESWTSVYEAMQNVSWQTLKRIKKSDYNEDVVKQVDSLRNKAKDEVKKLQEELFSRKPESFLRDFQDMHPVLEKLVKLVKVFTERFQAMKRDKGMVDFTDLEHFCLQILSEQSENDEVKPSAVALQYRNKFAEVLVDEYQDTNFVQESIIKFVTKDSESEGNLFMVGDVKQSIYRFRLAEPGLFLGKYKRFTQEGSGGGMKIDLAKNFRSRHEVLAGTNFIFKQIMGEEVGEIDYDADAELKLGASYLIGEDVAAELLCIQQTEEEVLEGEEGTEVEKAQLEARLMAQRIKAMVDSGYEVYDRKTDSMRPVQYRDFVILLRSMPWAPQIMEELKLQGIPVYADLATGYFEATEVNIMMNVFRVIDNPMQDIPLAAVLRSPIVGLNDEELATLRAHGKKGSFYEVMSSFLKGAPLEEEQELHEKLEWFYNLLQGWREFARQQSLSDLIWKVYGETGYYDFVGGLPAGKQRQANLRVLYDRARQYEATSFRGLFRFLRFIERILERGDDMGTARALGEQEDVVRIMTIHKSKGLEFPVVFVAGLGRRFNTQDLMKRFLLHKDFGFGSQFIDPRKRIKYTTLSQLAIKRKMKMELIAEEMRVLYVALTRAKEKLILIGTVKDANKEMEKWLDAREHSEWLLPDHIRAGASCYLDWIAPSLYRHRDSEILLELGQGSIPDEIYGYDTSWKVEVVDGNTLLAPEPVQEEKQELLEALREKKAVPLQSERKEEVYDRLMWKYGYEEATSHRAKQSVTEIKRNYQSEEGSDNAFIRKLRAPIKTRPRFMEKKGLTYAERGTAVHTVMQHVDLKKPITVEVLQEQIAGMVNKELLTFEQAEEIAIEKVISFFDSDLGKRVLAAKSVEREVPFTMMLSAEEAYQDWQGNSGESILVQGVIDCMIEEEDGITLIDFKTDTIEGKFPGGFEQAKPILEDRYKVQLSLYAKALEKSLQHPVKEKCLYFFDGNYVVNIEE